GGGAAGAATGTTTGCGACGGGTTCGACTCGGCCAGTGTCAAGCACCTGTTGTGCGAACAAACTGTCGACTTGCAACATATCCGAAACATTTCCGGAGTCGAATGCTGCAAGTGTATTCGTCAAGACATTCTCGTAGGAGTCTTGGAACTCCATGTTGACTGCCGTGCCAGTTTCGGCCTCGAAATCTGCCCCTATCTGATCGAGTGTCTCTCCGTTTGTCCCACCCATTGCATGCCAGACTGTCAACTCATCTGCAATTGGTGAAAACTGCGTGTTCGATCCGTCACTCCCAAGACAGCCCGCGAGGCCTGATGTCATACCCAGACCAAGCGCCAGACCTGTGTTCTTGAGCATAGTTCGACGTGAACCGTCGACCAGAGACGCACTATTTTCGTCCATACAAGAATGAGGACCAATTGCTGGGTTATACGCCCTTATAATTGTAATATAGTCAAGTATTTCGCAAAAATAGAACTATATATTTGACAGTTGGTGGCTGAATACTGCATCTGTGGATATCCATACCCAACACATTCTTCGATTAACTACCGTTCGAATCTAACAAAAACATCGGAAAATACCACCGAACTGACGCTGAAAAACGCAGGCTATTGGGTGACCGTCGACTCGGAGAGTCGACCGGGCGTCCATTCACCGTCGAACTCCTCGTGAACATACTCCCGTGCGTTTTGTCCGGAGTAGCTGGCGACGATCTGGCCGTCGCCTTCGAGGAAGTACTGGTAGGTCGTCAGCCCACCGAGGCCGACCGGACCGCGGGCATGGATTTTCCCGGTGCTGATGCCGACCTCCGCGCCGAGTCCGAACCGGTAGCCATCGCTGAACCGCGTTGAGGCGTTGTGGAAGACGCTCGCCGAGTCGATCCCCTGCATGAAGACTCTGGCGTTGTCAGCATCCTGTGAGATGATCGAATCGGTGTGTTTCGAGCCGTACTCGTTGATGTGGTCGACCGCCTCGACAAGCGAGTCGACGACTTTGAGCGAGATAATCAGATCACCGTACTCGGTCGACCAATCGGCCTCTGTCGCGGCGTCCATCTCGACATCTGTGTCGACAATTTCGCGCACGCGATCGTCGCCTCGCATCTCGACACCCGTCTCCTCGTAGCGGTCGGCGATCTCGGGAACGAACTCCTCGGCGACTGCCTCGTGGATCAGTAGTGTTTCAGCGGCGTTACAGGCAGCGGGATACTGGACTTTCGCGTCGTGGGCGACCTCGGCGGCCATCGAGAGATCTGCTTCGTCGTCGACATAGACGTGACAAACGCCCTCAGTGTGACCCAAGACGGGAATCGAGGTGTTGTCCTGAATATACTTTACGAACTCCGAACTTCCCCGTGGCATCAGGAGGTCGACCGAGTCGTCCATCTCTAGGAGGGCGTTGACGTCCGCTCGGGCTTCGATGAGTTGGGCCCAGCCAGTCGGCAGGTCGCTCGTGGCCTCCTCGATGATCTCGTAGAGGACACGGTTCGATCTGCTGGCCTCGCTGCCACCTTTGAGAATGGCTGCGTTGCCGGATTTGAGGCTCAGCGCGGCGATCTGGACCAAAGCGTCAGGTCGGGACTCGAAGACAGTCCCAATAACACCGATCGGTACCGAACGCTTGTAGAGTTCAAGACCGTCGTCGAGTCGACGCGCTTCGAGCGTCTCGCCAAGAGGGTCGTCCTGTCCGGCGACACTGCGAACCATCTCGGCAATGGACTCGATTTTTGACTCACTGAGCGCGAGTCGGTCGACGAGTGCTTGGGTGTACTCTCCGGCTTCGAGCATTGCTTCGGCCTCGTCGACATCTGTTGCGTTCGCTTCGAGAATCTCGTCGCTTTGGGCCTCGATTGCGTCGGCGATCGCCTCAAGTCCAGCATTCCGTTCGGTTTCGGAACGCTGTGCCAACTTGAGCGCGGCTGTCTCTGCGGCATCTACTTTTTGTTCTGTTGTCAGCTCACTCATTGTGACCACCGTTGATAGGGATAAATATCGTCCCCACCGGCTTTGCAGTAGCGATTTGCTCCAGAACATCCGGTTCGGTCGACTCGGCGATCACCGCGGGAATCCCATGTTCGCTCACCGTCCGGGCCCCCGAGACTTTGGTTTGAATCCCGCCGAAACTCTCTCCGGCGCTCTCGTCGACGAACTCTTGGACGTAGCCGTAGTTCCGACCGACGGCCTCTATCAGTTCGGCGCTCTCGTCTTCTTTCGGATTGCCCGTATACACGCCTCCGACGTCAGTGAGGGTGACAAGGAGGTCGACGTCGACGCCCATCGCAAGCGACGACGAGAGCATATCGTTGTCGCCGATGCGGAGCTCTTCGGTTCCCACGGCGTCGTTCTCGTTGATGATCGGGACAACGCCCCACTCAAGCAGGGTTTCGATGGTGTTCCGAAAGTTGGTGAATCGGTCGGGGTTGTCGAGGTCGTCCTGAGAGAGCAGGATCTGGGCGACCGTGTAGCCGTGGCGTTCGAAGCTCTCGGTATACCGGCGCATCAGGTGGGATTGGCCCACCGTCGACAGCGCTTGGAGCTCCTCGATGGTTTCGTGACCGTTGCCGACGAGCCCCTTGCCCGCGCCGACCGCACCCGAGGAGACGAGGATGACCTCTTTGTCCCGATTCAGCAGGTCGACCAGATCGTCGACGAGCTTGTCGAGTTTCGCGTCGTCGAGATTCGACTCGGCGTCGGTCAGCGAGTTCGTCCCGGCTTTGACGATGACCCGGTCGGCGTCGGCCGCCAGCTCTCGGGTCTGATCAACGGCTTCACCGTCGACTCTGAGTACCTCCTCGTCGTCCGTCTCACTCATCGGCGGCGTCCTGGGCCAACTCCTTCGAGCGTTCCTCGGCGGCGGCGACCGCCTCGCCGACTTCCGCCTCGACGTCGCTGTCCCACAGCACGTCCATCCCTTCGATGGTCGTTCCCTTCGGCGAACAGACCGCGTCGATCAGATCCTCGATGGACCGGTCGGACTGGAGGACGGTCTCGGCGGCTCCTTTAAATGTCTGTGCGGCGAGCGTCCGGGCGTCTTCGGGACTGAGACCGCCGTCGACGCCAGCTTCCGCCATCGCGTTGATAAGATAGAAGACGAAGGCGGGGCCGCTGCCGTTGACTGCGGTCGCGATATCCATTTTGGACTCCGAGACTTCGACGAACTCGCCGACAGCATCGAGGATCGCTCGGATTTCGTCGGTCACCGTCGACTCGGTGACGGCGGCGGCCATCATTCCGTATTCGGCCGCAAGGTTCGGCATGATCCGGACGACCGTAGCCTCCGTTTTGGATTCGAGCAACTCGGTCGACACACCGGCGGCAATCGAGAGCAGTGTCTGGTCGGCCGTCAGTTCGAGATCCGAGAGGATGGCACCGACGAGATCCGGTTTCAGTGCGAGGACGACGACCTCGCTTTCGGCGGCGACCGACAGTTCGGTGGTCGTCCGGTCGCAGTAGGGCGAAATCGTCTCAAGAACCGCTTCGTCGACGTCACAGGCAGTTACCGAATAGCCGCCCGACTGATGCAGGCCCTTAATAAATGCGCCTCCCATATTTCCGCAGCCAATAACGCTTATCTGTGTCATTCTGTGGTCTCCTTGGTGAACGAACAGGGACATACGAACTTTAGCTTTGTCAACTTCCTGCCCTAGCCGACCGGTGGCGTCGCCGAGCGCCACGACATCGGGACATAGCTATTTGGGAGTTGTCACCATATCACGAGTATGGACTCCGAGTCGACGGTCGTCGTTGGCCACACCCGCCCGGATGCAGACAGTGTCTGTTCGGCAATCGCCTTTGCAGCTCTTAAAAGTGCGGAGGGAACACCCACAACGCCGTTGATTCAGGGACCGATCAACGCCGAGAGCGAGTACCTCCTAGAGCGGTTCGAAGTGTCGGTCCCCGAAGAGCGCCGGACAGTTGGCGATTACGACGTGATTTTGGTCGACCACAGCGAGCGCGATCAGGCCCCCGAAGATCTCTCTCCCGATCAGCTTCGAGGGATCGTCGACCACCACCGGATCGGTGATCTTCAGAGCTCACGACCCGCCTTCTACTTCGCGGATGTCGTCGGCTGTACAGCAACGCTCATCCACGAACTCGCCGAGCGTCGAGAGGTTAGCCTTGACCGGTCGACTCGTGGGCTGATGCTCGGCGCAATCCTCTCGGATACGATGCTACTGGCCTCGCCGACCACAACTGATCGGGATCGAGACGCCTCGGCCGCCCTTGCGGAGAGTCTGGCTGTCGACCGCGAGGATTTTGGGCAAAAACAGTTCGAAGCGAAGTCGACCGTCGGCTCGCTGCCGCCCAGCGAGGCACTTAAAGGAGACCTCAAAGTGTACGACACCAGTCACGGTGCTGTCGCCATCGGTCAGATTGAGGTCGCCGACAGCGAGGCGATCCTCACGGAGAAGGGTGCCTACATCGAGGCGATGGAGCAGTTGCAGGACGAGGGTGACTACCACGGTGTCGTCCTGCTCGTGACCGACATTCCGGCGAAGGGAAGCCATGTGTTGGTCGTGTCGACTGACGATTCAGCATACGAGAGCGCGCTCGATATCACACTCAGCGACCGGAGTCAGTTCGTCGACGGACTGCTCTCGCGGAAAAAACAGGTCGTGCCGCCGCTGTTGGAGGCATTTGGTAGTTCAAAACTGACATAAACTAACTAGTTGTGTAATATACACTTTTATCAACGAACCAGCACCTATCTGTATGGCAGTTATAAATGCACTCAAAAAGGTTCCTGGACTCCTTGGCTCTCACCCGATCCTGTTTGTCCCGATACTGTTGTTGTACATTGTCACGACCGCCCAAACGGTTACTCAATCGGTGTTGCCGCCTTTGGCTGGCGGAGTCGTTGCCCTCGTGATCTCCGGGCTGCTGTTTTTGCTGACGCCACTATACCAAGGCGGAACGATTGGGATGGCAAACGAGGCCGCCGATTCGAGTCGTACTTCGCTGGGCTCGTTCGTTCGCTACGGAAAACAGTACTATCTCTCGATTTTCGGTGCGTTTCTCCTCATTTTGGCGATGATGACCGCACTCGGGATTGTCGCGTTGCTTCTTGCGGTAGTCGTTTTCCTCAGCTACAGTGCGACCGGCCAGAGCCTCGCTGTGTTGGTAATCGGCGGGGTGGCTGGACTCGTTGTTGTCGGTCTCTACGTTACAGTCTCCGTGTTTCTCCAGTTTCACGGCCATGCGATTGTCATTGAGGATCTGGGTGCGGTCGACGGACTGAAGCGGAGTGCAGAAGTCGTCACGGAAAATATCCGTGCGGTGGTGGGCTATTTCGTCGTCGTGCTGACTGGATC
This sequence is a window from Halohasta litchfieldiae. Protein-coding genes within it:
- the proB gene encoding glutamate 5-kinase, coding for MSETDDEEVLRVDGEAVDQTRELAADADRVIVKAGTNSLTDAESNLDDAKLDKLVDDLVDLLNRDKEVILVSSGAVGAGKGLVGNGHETIEELQALSTVGQSHLMRRYTESFERHGYTVAQILLSQDDLDNPDRFTNFRNTIETLLEWGVVPIINENDAVGTEELRIGDNDMLSSSLAMGVDVDLLVTLTDVGGVYTGNPKEDESAELIEAVGRNYGYVQEFVDESAGESFGGIQTKVSGARTVSEHGIPAVIAESTEPDVLEQIATAKPVGTIFIPINGGHNE
- a CDS encoding DUF7847 domain-containing protein gives rise to the protein MAVINALKKVPGLLGSHPILFVPILLLYIVTTAQTVTQSVLPPLAGGVVALVISGLLFLLTPLYQGGTIGMANEAADSSRTSLGSFVRYGKQYYLSIFGAFLLILAMMTALGIVALLLAVVVFLSYSATGQSLAVLVIGGVAGLVVVGLYVTVSVFLQFHGHAIVIEDLGAVDGLKRSAEVVTENIRAVVGYFVVVLTGSLVVGGLYIGALWLSPVPFLTDPAATVSLELAFLEGLLSILFLWPVGAVYLVYSVLFYRSLIGTDGESTAPPAEPAEGPAGSSI
- the proC gene encoding pyrroline-5-carboxylate reductase translates to MTQISVIGCGNMGGAFIKGLHQSGGYSVTACDVDEAVLETISPYCDRTTTELSVAAESEVVVLALKPDLVGAILSDLELTADQTLLSIAAGVSTELLESKTEATVVRIMPNLAAEYGMMAAAVTESTVTDEIRAILDAVGEFVEVSESKMDIATAVNGSGPAFVFYLINAMAEAGVDGGLSPEDARTLAAQTFKGAAETVLQSDRSIEDLIDAVCSPKGTTIEGMDVLWDSDVEAEVGEAVAAAEERSKELAQDAADE
- a CDS encoding glutamate-5-semialdehyde dehydrogenase, coding for MSELTTEQKVDAAETAALKLAQRSETERNAGLEAIADAIEAQSDEILEANATDVDEAEAMLEAGEYTQALVDRLALSESKIESIAEMVRSVAGQDDPLGETLEARRLDDGLELYKRSVPIGVIGTVFESRPDALVQIAALSLKSGNAAILKGGSEASRSNRVLYEIIEEATSDLPTGWAQLIEARADVNALLEMDDSVDLLMPRGSSEFVKYIQDNTSIPVLGHTEGVCHVYVDDEADLSMAAEVAHDAKVQYPAACNAAETLLIHEAVAEEFVPEIADRYEETGVEMRGDDRVREIVDTDVEMDAATEADWSTEYGDLIISLKVVDSLVEAVDHINEYGSKHTDSIISQDADNARVFMQGIDSASVFHNASTRFSDGYRFGLGAEVGISTGKIHARGPVGLGGLTTYQYFLEGDGQIVASYSGQNAREYVHEEFDGEWTPGRLSESTVTQ
- a CDS encoding manganese-dependent inorganic pyrophosphatase, which produces MDSESTVVVGHTRPDADSVCSAIAFAALKSAEGTPTTPLIQGPINAESEYLLERFEVSVPEERRTVGDYDVILVDHSERDQAPEDLSPDQLRGIVDHHRIGDLQSSRPAFYFADVVGCTATLIHELAERREVSLDRSTRGLMLGAILSDTMLLASPTTTDRDRDASAALAESLAVDREDFGQKQFEAKSTVGSLPPSEALKGDLKVYDTSHGAVAIGQIEVADSEAILTEKGAYIEAMEQLQDEGDYHGVVLLVTDIPAKGSHVLVVSTDDSAYESALDITLSDRSQFVDGLLSRKKQVVPPLLEAFGSSKLT